Proteins encoded within one genomic window of Arcobacter sp. F2176:
- a CDS encoding 4-hydroxy-3-methylbut-2-enyl diphosphate reductase, with protein sequence MKVKLASSYGFCFGVKRAIKIAEEYKNSATMGPLIHNTNEIDRLKNDYNVGLYTSLDEVKDNDTIIIRTHGIPKFDLKNLKAKDAKVINATCPFVTTPQQIVKKMSAEEYSIVIFGDKDHPEVLGVQSYAKDQDDVFVILEPEDLKKIKFKYSKIATIAQTTKKKEKYLEIVNTLIPKNKEVRVFNTICDATFENQDAARELSKEVDIMIVIGGKNSSNTKQLLNISKENCIDSYLLEDERELDPQWFKDKKLCGITAGASTPDWVIQKVVNQVEAY encoded by the coding sequence ATGAAAGTAAAATTAGCATCATCTTATGGATTTTGTTTTGGAGTAAAAAGAGCAATTAAAATTGCAGAAGAGTATAAAAACTCTGCAACTATGGGACCTCTTATTCATAATACAAATGAAATAGATAGACTTAAAAATGATTATAATGTAGGATTATATACCTCATTAGATGAAGTAAAAGATAACGATACAATAATTATTAGAACACATGGTATTCCAAAATTTGATTTAAAAAATCTAAAAGCAAAAGATGCAAAAGTTATCAATGCAACTTGCCCATTTGTTACAACTCCTCAACAAATAGTAAAAAAGATGTCAGCAGAAGAGTATTCAATTGTTATTTTTGGTGATAAAGACCATCCAGAAGTTTTAGGTGTACAATCTTATGCAAAAGATCAAGATGATGTATTTGTAATACTAGAACCAGAAGATTTAAAAAAAATAAAATTTAAATACTCAAAAATTGCAACAATTGCACAAACAACAAAAAAGAAAGAAAAATATCTTGAAATAGTAAATACCCTAATTCCAAAAAATAAGGAAGTAAGAGTATTTAATACAATTTGTGATGCAACATTTGAAAATCAAGATGCTGCAAGAGAATTATCAAAAGAAGTAGATATTATGATTGTAATTGGTGGGAAAAACTCTTCAAATACAAAACAGTTACTAAACATCTCAAAAGAAAATTGTATAGATAGTTATCTTTTAGAAGATGAAAGAGAACTAGACCCTCAATGGTTCAAAGATAAAAAACTTTGTGGCATAACAGCGGGTGCTTCAACGCCTGATTGGGTTATTCAAAAAGTTGTAAACCAAGTAGAAGCATACTAA
- the aroA gene encoding 3-phosphoshikimate 1-carboxyvinyltransferase: MQSFNIDALTKPFNIVIDNIASDKSISHRCAMFSLLSNETSHIKNFLTAEDTLNTLSIVEQLGAEVKRDGSTVTITPKGTLSEPANVLDCGNSGTAMRLFCGFLASIDGAFTLVGDKYLHSRPMKRVADPLRSIGAKIDGREDGNKAPLFIRGVKELKAFTYHSPVDSAQVKSAMILAALRANGVSKYKENELTRDHTERMLKGMGAKLENDSDGFIHIHPLTSALKPLNITVPTDPSSAFFFAVAAAITPNAKVTIKNVTLNPTRTEAYVVLKRMGADVEFIEKENVYEPMGDIVVSANKLNGVDVSENISWLIDELPALSIAMSLANGKSKVSNAKELRVKESDRISSVVNNLKLCGVNYTEFEDGYEIIGGKLKKATINSHGDHRIAMSFAIAGLNSSMEIQDVDCILTSFPNFKEILDTLKA, encoded by the coding sequence ATGCAAAGCTTTAATATAGATGCTTTAACAAAACCATTTAATATTGTTATTGACAATATTGCAAGTGATAAATCAATCTCACATAGATGTGCTATGTTTTCACTTTTGAGTAATGAAACATCACATATCAAGAATTTTTTAACAGCAGAAGATACTCTAAATACGCTTTCAATTGTAGAGCAATTAGGTGCAGAGGTTAAAAGAGATGGTTCAACAGTTACAATTACTCCAAAAGGTACATTAAGTGAACCAGCTAATGTACTTGATTGTGGGAATTCGGGAACTGCGATGAGACTTTTTTGTGGTTTTTTAGCATCTATTGATGGAGCATTTACCCTTGTAGGAGATAAATATCTTCACTCAAGACCAATGAAAAGAGTTGCTGATCCACTTAGAAGCATTGGAGCTAAAATTGATGGTAGAGAAGATGGTAATAAAGCACCACTTTTTATAAGAGGCGTAAAAGAGTTAAAGGCATTTACTTATCACTCACCTGTTGATTCAGCACAAGTAAAATCAGCAATGATTTTAGCAGCTTTAAGAGCAAATGGAGTATCTAAATATAAAGAAAATGAACTAACACGAGATCATACGGAAAGAATGTTAAAAGGAATGGGCGCAAAGTTAGAAAATGATAGTGATGGTTTTATACATATTCATCCTTTAACTTCAGCCTTAAAACCTTTAAATATAACCGTTCCAACAGATCCAAGTTCTGCATTTTTCTTCGCAGTTGCAGCTGCTATTACTCCAAATGCAAAAGTAACAATTAAAAATGTGACATTAAACCCTACAAGAACAGAAGCCTATGTAGTATTAAAAAGAATGGGTGCAGATGTTGAATTTATCGAAAAAGAGAATGTCTATGAACCTATGGGAGATATTGTAGTATCTGCAAATAAGTTAAATGGGGTAGATGTTAGCGAAAATATTTCATGGCTTATTGATGAGCTTCCAGCATTAAGTATTGCTATGAGTTTGGCAAATGGAAAATCAAAAGTATCAAATGCAAAAGAACTAAGAGTAAAAGAGAGTGATAGAATAAGCTCAGTTGTAAATAATCTAAAACTTTGTGGAGTAAATTACACAGAATTTGAAGATGGTTATGAAATAATTGGTGGAAAGTTAAAAAAAGCAACAATAAATTCTCATGGTGACCATAGAATTGCAATGAGCTTTGCAATAGCAGGATTAAATTCAAGTATGGAGATTCAAGATGTTGATTGTATATTGACATCATTCCCAAACTTCAAAGAAATATTAGACACACTAAAAGCCTAA